One genomic segment of Pirellulales bacterium includes these proteins:
- a CDS encoding autotransporter-associated beta strand repeat-containing protein translates to MAVILRTALADAPPSSWVFYGADGKLQYQATAAGDTIPDFSGAGYMGGTQNIPLVPVVLTLNPSPTPTDDTARIQAAINQVSAMPLVNGVRGTILFTAGTYDISSTLNINASGVVLRGQGQGPTGTLFYSTGTTMYNVIEAEPTGSDSFHAVSGTTSTIVDSYVPVGATSFSVSSADISTYHVGDQIVVNRPSTQAWITAIGMDATGLGTEAWSPNSSFIQADRTITAINGDKITVNLPITTSLDSTNGDAYGGGTIFKYTTSRISNVGVENIRFDTVFASTSDNNHANRPIEFDGVSNSWIRNTTTLHYYNGPYFGAYSEFDTMQDNVFLDAVGDAHTGGFALGGQTAVIQRNYTDNTHAPFVTQDSHTVGPSAFVFDTAKDSLQSVGPHQRWASGVLWDNIKVTNASSGSGGIELVNRGNFGSGQGWAGANMVTWNTNSPWIDVESPPTAQNWAIGAISPDRRVDFTGPEGIYDSFGTPVSPNSLYIAQLKQSLGTQPTATATHQFSVGPNTNFTGPSVMPYIDPDWQALVQSSDMPGSGSVVGFDNSTLNARRAATILYSLKPQEKVVSGTLTLKVEALANLTTNDSFFLGSAGMELDFDMMGQLPWSKNQIRTITLDLSDIYGPLLGPLQNDSLTAGKFNLFWNGNVSIDSAQLTLGTIGFTSGVSRTWNGAGANANWTTGANWGGTAPAAGDSLVFDGTLGLVNTNNLAANSLITGLAFQSTAGAFVISGNAITMGGDITDQSTALQTINFGLALDTTHTVNVTGGGTLVLGGVVSGNGAGLTKTGLGTLKLIAANAYSGPTTVNGGTLILDFAPVAPSSILSSSSTVALGGGALAVNGAAAGSIQTVSSLTLNAGASALSVTSNGSATSLNLGAITRAVGGAVNFTLPTAGSITTTTANANFSGGQQSIIGGYATVAGATWAVSASDGNTPGAITGLANYVTNVFTAGKDVDLTSSQTSASTLTINSLRLSGNSSGQTVTLSNPLTVATGGILVTNPNDETLSGSSITSGNGQDVIFQIKNSDHNLTLSSQITGSVGLTLIGGPDSGGIPNRGRLKLENSTNNFVGNITIASGRLQLDAAALGDPSNSIVIMGGLNGGGQLFDNNVAIAATHQILISGLGFAEGSTSGSYGAIRVRNTISSPILLTGDARIGTSNSGILAGPISGDNELSLAADSGQTLTLSSAANDWTGGTRIERGKIVLGVDNALPTDTLLTFGSTIAPVGPWSPRGSATPTLELNGHNLQLGGFTIQSPLDTGYSGTPTITNTGNTADLLTINNTADFNFAGTITNGANSLSVMKLGAGTQTISGTNSYTGTTTINGGALVIGAAGALPTGGAVVNNAAFNVDANTSAGSVSGTGTTTVAGGVILNASSFAQGKLTMQLAGAAASANAKLNVSGTLTLAGSSLEVVAIGGFTPLLGNSFDLLDWGSRSGFFSSVELPALGNSLAWNTTRLYTAGILSVIDSNYLPGDFNRDGEVNAADVLVMEQALTNLPGYQTAKDLTNAQLLAIGDVNGDGKVNNADLQALQSFLESGGGSTDTVPEPAGAVLLSLGTLALLFQRRTRARSFPVQ, encoded by the coding sequence ATGGCGGTTATTCTGCGGACTGCGCTTGCCGATGCGCCGCCGAGCAGTTGGGTTTTTTATGGCGCGGATGGCAAGCTGCAATATCAGGCCACGGCCGCCGGCGACACCATTCCTGATTTCTCCGGCGCCGGCTACATGGGTGGAACCCAGAATATTCCATTAGTGCCCGTGGTGCTGACGCTGAATCCCAGCCCCACGCCGACGGACGATACGGCGCGCATTCAAGCGGCCATCAATCAGGTGTCCGCCATGCCTCTGGTCAACGGCGTCCGCGGAACGATTTTATTCACGGCCGGCACTTACGATATCAGCAGTACGCTAAACATTAACGCTTCGGGAGTTGTGTTGCGCGGGCAAGGGCAAGGTCCTACGGGCACGTTGTTTTATTCCACCGGCACAACGATGTACAACGTGATCGAGGCTGAGCCGACAGGGAGCGATTCGTTTCACGCTGTGAGCGGCACAACCTCCACGATCGTCGACAGCTATGTGCCAGTTGGGGCGACTTCGTTCAGCGTTTCTTCCGCCGACATCAGCACGTACCACGTGGGTGACCAAATTGTGGTGAATCGTCCCTCTACCCAAGCGTGGATCACGGCCATCGGCATGGATGCTACGGGCTTGGGAACTGAAGCCTGGAGCCCCAACAGCAGTTTTATCCAGGCTGACCGCACCATCACGGCCATCAATGGGGACAAAATTACGGTGAATTTGCCGATCACTACCTCGTTGGATTCCACCAACGGCGACGCCTATGGCGGCGGCACGATTTTCAAGTACACGACCAGCCGCATTAGCAATGTGGGCGTGGAGAACATACGGTTCGACACTGTGTTTGCCTCCACCAGCGACAACAATCACGCCAACCGCCCGATCGAATTCGACGGCGTATCGAACAGTTGGATCCGCAACACGACCACGCTGCACTACTACAATGGCCCGTACTTTGGCGCCTACAGCGAGTTCGACACGATGCAAGACAACGTGTTTCTTGATGCGGTGGGGGATGCCCACACCGGGGGCTTTGCGCTGGGAGGGCAAACCGCCGTAATCCAGCGCAACTACACCGACAACACGCACGCGCCGTTTGTCACACAGGATTCCCATACGGTTGGCCCCAGTGCCTTTGTTTTCGATACGGCCAAGGATTCGCTGCAATCGGTGGGTCCCCATCAGCGCTGGGCCAGCGGCGTGTTGTGGGACAACATTAAAGTGACCAATGCTTCCAGCGGGAGCGGCGGCATCGAATTGGTCAATCGCGGCAATTTCGGCTCCGGGCAAGGCTGGGCTGGAGCGAATATGGTTACGTGGAACACGAATTCTCCCTGGATCGACGTGGAAAGCCCCCCTACGGCACAGAATTGGGCCATCGGCGCCATTTCGCCGGATCGCCGAGTAGATTTTACCGGGCCGGAGGGAATTTACGATTCCTTCGGCACGCCGGTTTCCCCCAACAGCCTGTACATAGCGCAACTGAAGCAGTCCTTGGGCACGCAGCCCACGGCCACGGCCACGCATCAATTCTCGGTCGGGCCGAACACCAATTTCACCGGCCCGTCGGTCATGCCGTATATCGATCCGGACTGGCAGGCGCTGGTCCAGTCGAGCGACATGCCGGGGAGCGGCTCCGTAGTGGGCTTCGATAATTCCACGCTTAACGCCCGCCGCGCTGCGACCATTCTGTATAGCCTGAAGCCGCAAGAAAAGGTTGTGTCCGGCACGCTCACGTTGAAGGTCGAGGCGCTGGCCAATTTGACGACAAACGATTCTTTCTTCTTGGGCAGCGCCGGCATGGAATTGGATTTTGACATGATGGGCCAACTCCCGTGGTCGAAAAATCAAATTCGCACGATCACGCTCGACCTATCAGATATTTACGGACCTCTGCTGGGGCCATTGCAGAACGATTCTCTCACCGCCGGCAAATTCAATTTGTTTTGGAATGGAAATGTGAGCATCGATTCTGCACAATTGACGTTGGGCACCATTGGATTTACTTCAGGGGTTTCCCGTACCTGGAATGGCGCTGGCGCCAACGCCAATTGGACCACCGGCGCCAATTGGGGTGGCACGGCCCCAGCCGCTGGCGACAGCCTGGTGTTCGATGGCACGCTTGGCCTGGTCAACACGAACAACCTGGCGGCCAACAGCCTGATCACCGGCCTTGCTTTCCAGAGCACGGCTGGCGCGTTTGTCATCAGCGGCAACGCCATTACCATGGGCGGCGACATCACCGATCAGTCCACAGCGCTGCAAACGATTAACTTCGGGCTGGCCCTGGATACCACCCATACGGTGAACGTCACCGGCGGCGGCACGTTGGTTTTAGGCGGTGTTGTTTCCGGCAACGGCGCGGGCCTGACCAAGACCGGATTGGGCACTTTAAAGCTGATTGCCGCAAATGCTTACAGCGGGCCGACCACCGTGAACGGTGGAACGCTGATTTTGGATTTTGCGCCCGTCGCGCCTAGCTCCATCCTTAGTTCTTCTAGCACGGTTGCACTGGGGGGCGGGGCGTTGGCCGTCAACGGTGCGGCGGCCGGTTCCATCCAGACCGTGAGCAGTTTGACGCTGAATGCCGGCGCTTCGGCCCTTTCTGTTACGAGTAATGGTTCGGCAACGTCATTAAACTTGGGCGCCATCACTCGGGCCGTAGGGGGTGCGGTGAACTTTACGCTTCCCACAGCCGGCAGCATCACCACCACGACCGCCAACGCCAATTTCTCCGGAGGCCAGCAATCCATCATTGGCGGCTACGCCACCGTGGCCGGCGCCACCTGGGCAGTAAGCGCTTCCGATGGCAACACCCCCGGCGCGATCACTGGCCTGGCCAACTACGTCACCAACGTTTTCACCGCAGGCAAAGATGTGGATTTAACCTCCAGTCAAACCAGCGCCTCCACTTTGACGATCAACTCCCTGCGATTGTCCGGCAACTCTTCCGGTCAAACGGTCACTCTCAGCAATCCGCTGACCGTGGCCACCGGCGGAATCTTGGTGACCAACCCCAATGACGAAACGCTGTCGGGCAGCAGCATCACCTCAGGCAATGGACAGGATGTGATTTTCCAAATCAAGAATTCCGATCACAACCTAACGTTGAGTTCGCAGATTACCGGCAGCGTGGGTCTGACGCTGATTGGCGGCCCTGATTCCGGCGGCATACCCAATCGTGGCCGGCTCAAACTGGAAAATTCCACCAACAATTTTGTGGGCAACATCACCATTGCTAGTGGGCGGCTCCAGCTTGATGCCGCAGCGCTAGGGGATCCCAGTAATTCCATTGTGATCATGGGCGGCCTCAATGGCGGCGGACAATTGTTCGACAATAACGTGGCCATTGCCGCCACGCACCAAATTTTGATTTCCGGGCTGGGTTTTGCCGAAGGATCAACGTCGGGCAGTTACGGCGCCATTCGTGTCCGAAACACCATTTCCAGCCCGATTTTGCTGACCGGCGACGCCCGCATCGGCACCAGCAACAGCGGAATATTGGCCGGGCCGATTTCGGGCGATAATGAGTTGTCGTTGGCCGCAGATTCCGGTCAAACGCTCACCCTTTCTAGCGCTGCGAACGATTGGACAGGCGGCACGCGCATTGAGCGCGGCAAAATTGTGCTGGGAGTCGACAATGCTCTGCCCACCGATACGCTATTGACATTTGGCTCGACTATCGCCCCCGTCGGCCCGTGGAGTCCGCGAGGCAGTGCCACGCCCACACTGGAGCTGAACGGCCACAATCTGCAATTGGGTGGCTTCACGATTCAGTCGCCCCTGGACACAGGCTACAGCGGAACCCCCACGATCACCAACACCGGCAACACCGCGGACTTGCTCACGATTAATAACACGGCTGATTTCAATTTCGCCGGCACCATCACCAACGGCGCCAATTCGCTTTCGGTAATGAAGCTTGGCGCGGGCACGCAAACCATATCGGGCACCAATAGCTACACGGGCACAACCACCATCAACGGCGGCGCTTTGGTCATAGGAGCCGCTGGCGCACTGCCCACGGGCGGTGCGGTCGTCAACAATGCTGCGTTTAACGTCGATGCCAATACATCGGCGGGCAGCGTGTCGGGCACGGGAACCACAACCGTAGCTGGCGGAGTTATCTTGAACGCCAGCAGTTTCGCGCAAGGTAAGTTGACAATGCAGCTGGCCGGTGCCGCAGCCTCAGCCAATGCCAAGCTAAATGTCTCCGGCACTTTGACGTTGGCAGGCAGCAGCTTAGAGGTGGTTGCGATCGGTGGCTTCACACCATTGTTGGGGAACAGCTTTGATCTGCTAGATTGGGGTAGCCGTAGTGGATTTTTTTCATCCGTGGAACTGCCCGCGCTGGGAAATTCGCTGGCCTGGAACACCACCCGGCTGTATACGGCGGGCATCCTCTCGGTAATTGACAGCAATTATTTGCCGGGAGATTTCAATCGCGATGGCGAAGTCAACGCCGCGGACGTTCTGGTCATGGAACAGGCGCTGACCAATTTGCCCGGATACCAAACCGCTAAAGACCTAACCAATGCACAATTGTTGGCAATCGGCGATGTTAACGGCGACGGCAAAGTCAACAATGCGGATCTGCAAGCCCTGCAGAGCTTTCTCGAATCCGGCGGCGGTTCCACCGACACCGTGCCCGAGCCGGCTGGGGCCGTGTTACTATCTCTGGGCACTTTAGCACTGCTTTTCCAGCGGCGGACTAGGGCTCGATCGTTTCCAGTCCAATAA